Proteins found in one Canis aureus isolate CA01 chromosome 19, VMU_Caureus_v.1.0, whole genome shotgun sequence genomic segment:
- the RTP3 gene encoding receptor-transporting protein 3: MDQDMEVWKQIFQELIQEVKPWHKWTLRVDKDLLPNSLKLGWSQYQQWGFARFQCSLCSRSWASAQVHILFHMHKTEGKPEGKVKMRIFAQRCRNCDQSPFEFPEFTKENISRILNNLVFRILKKCYREAFKSMEEIPVIKEITLEGPHDKNNCEACLQGYCAQGGLHEAMQSPVSLIPPAISSPALEIDIPMPSPIRSGTTMDAVKGNAGADKSKALPQPWCPGPTQNAILPTHWSPRANTHYGMERRAQVSTSSEVLYSHIPQNPRYRNLNACYCFLLLIIVVVIIVETIQWTST; this comes from the exons ATGGATCAGGACATGGAGGTATGGAAGCAAATATTCCAGGAATTAATTCAGGAAGTGAAGCCATGGCACAAATGGACCCTGAGAGTAGACAAAGACCTTCTTCCCAACAGCCTGAAGCTGGGGTGGTCACAATACCAGCAGTGGGGCTTTGCCAG GTTCCAATGCTCCTTGTGCTCTCGAAGTTGGGCCTCTGCTCAAGTGCATATCCTTTTCCACATGCACAAGACTGAGGGGAAGCCCGAGGGCAAAGTGAAGATGAGAATCTTTGCCCAGAGATGTCGGAACTGCGATCAGTCTCCATTTGAGTTTCCCGAGTTCACAAAAGAGAACATCTCAAGGATCCTGAACAACCTGGTGTTCCGAATCCTGAAGAAATGCTACAGAGAAGCATTTAAGTCAATGGAAGAGATTCCCGTGATCAAGGAAATCACTCTTGAAGGGCCACACGACAAGAACAACTGCGAGGCGTGTCTGCAGGGCTATTGTGCTCAGGGTGGGTTACATGAGGCCATGCAGTCACCAGTGTCGCTGATACCTCCCGCCATAAGCTCACCTGCTCTTGAGATAGACATTCCCATGCCCTCTCCCATAAGGAGTGGCACCACCATGGACGCCGTGAAGGGGAACGCTGGGGCCGACAAGAGCAAGGCTTTACCCCAACCCTGGTGTCCTGGGCCCACACAGAATGCGATCCTCCCCACCCACTGGAGCCCGAGAGCAAACACCCACTATGGCATGGAGAGGAGAGCCCAGGTCAGCACCTCAAGTGAGGTGCTTTATTCTCACATACCCCAGAATCCGAGGTACAGGAATTTGAATGCTTGCTACTGTTTTCTCCTTCTGATCATTGTAGTGGTGATTATCGTAGAAACCATTCAGTGGACCTCAACATGA